A window of the Scleropages formosus chromosome 5, fSclFor1.1, whole genome shotgun sequence genome harbors these coding sequences:
- the yars2 gene encoding tyrosine--tRNA ligase, mitochondrial, translated as MAAPVSNMARGGSRYGWRLLLRKNHRCFDRQPRLLSAASASTSTDLLPSLHRRGVLKDSFPESAAQVELPQLLRSGPQCVYCGFDPTADSLHVGNLLAIIGLLHFRQAGHDVVALIGGATAQIGDPSGRTTEREPLSAEVLEANIRGVRSGLQQVFSNHELHFCGPSPRLGAVSILNNAAWYRGWDAVGFLCTVGTHFRMGTMLSRQGVQSRLRSPQGMSLSEFCYQVFQAYDFYHLNQQHECRIQLGGTDQLGNLMSGHELIHKMTGQQVYGLTVPLVTSTAGDKLGKSAGNAVWLNGDRTSPFELYQYFVRQPDANVDRYLRLFTFLPEAEVDHVMEQQRQDPSKRPAQKRLAAEVTKLVHGREGLESAKRCTSVLYQENLQALEQMSDTELQELFREAPFLELLVEPGTTVLDACRQARAIPEGARGYNMITEGAVWINHSRTTNPDQVLISGQHILSNGLTLLRVGKRNYYILKWLNL; from the exons ATGGCGGCGCCTGTGTCTAACATGGCTCGCGGTGGCAGCCGCTATGGATGGCGGTTGCTCCTGAGAAAGAACCACCGCTGCTTCGACCGCCAGCCTAGGTTGCTCTCTGCTGCCTCCGCCTCCACTAGCACTGACCTGCTGCCCTCGCTGCACAGGCGGGGCGTTTTGAAAGACTCCTTCCCCGAATCGGCTGCTCAGGTCGAGCTCCCTCAGCTCCTCCGCTCCGGACCGCAGTGCGTGTACTGCGGCTTCGACCCCACGGCGGACAGCCTGCACGTGGGCAACCTGTTGGCCATCATCGGCCTGCTGCACTTCCGGCAGGCTGGACACGATGTGGTCGCGCTGATCGGGGGGGCGACCGCGCAGATCGGCGACCCCAGCGGGAGGACCACGGAGCGGGAGCCGCTGTCCGCCGAGGTCCTGGAGGCCAACATCAGAGGGGTGAGGAGCGGTTTGCAGCAGGTGTTCAGCAACCACGAGCTGCACTTCTGCGGCCCATCGCCGCGGCTGGGCGCCGTGAGCATCCTTAACAACGCCGCCTGGTACCGCGGCTGGGACGCCGTGGGCTTCCTGTGCACCGTGGGCACGCACTTCCGCATGGGCACCATGCTGAGCCGACAGGGCGTGCAGTCGCGCCTCCGCAGTCCGCAGGGCATGAGCCTCAGCGAGTTCTGCTACCAGGTCTTCCAGGCTTATGACTTCTACCACCTGAACCAGCAGCACGAGTGCAGGATCCAGCTGGGGGGCACGGACCAACTGGGCAACCTCATGTCCGGACACGAGCTCATCCACAA GATGACGGGACAACAAGTGTACGGCCTTACCGTCCCGCTGGTGACCAGTACGGCGGGGGACAAGCTGGGCAAGTCCGCCGGGAACGCCGTGTGGCTGAACGGGGACCGCACCTCCCCGTTCGAGCTGTACCAGTACTTCGTGCGGCAGCCTGATGCCAACGTGGACAG GTACCTCAGGCTGTTCACGTTCCTCCCAGAAGCGGAGGTGGACCATGTGATGGAACAGCAGAGGCAGGATCCTAGCAAGCGGCCTGCGCAAAAACGCCTGGCTGCGGAGGTCACAAAGCTGGTCCATGGCAGGGAGGGCCTGGAGAGTGCTAAGAG GTGTACCAGCGTTCTATACCAGGAGAACCTGCAGGCCCTGGAGCAGATGAGTGACAcggagctgcaggagctgttCAGGGAGGCTCCGTTCTTGGAGCTGCTGGTGGAGCCTGGAACCACAGTGCTGGATGCCTGCAGACAGGCCAGGGCTATCCCTGAGGGCGCCAGAGG GTACAACATGATCACAGAGGGGGCTGTTTGGATCAACCACAGCCGGACCACCAACCCAGACCAGGTGCTGATATCAGGCCAACACATCCTGTCCAATGGCCTGACACTACTCAGGGTGGGCAAGAGGAACTACTACATCCTCAAGTGGCTAAACCTGTGA
- the cdpf1 gene encoding cysteine-rich DPF motif domain-containing protein 1, with the protein MMEGGGARSQFLCELCGLTAPFSYFGQKPPSTRAVVFLEECFVMKDPFSPEKEKFLILGSSCSLCHRTVCVGTDCSLFYSKRFCLHCVNKYLDQFPQQIRTELAKKKSSLKTSSTT; encoded by the exons ATGATGGAGGGCGGAGGCGCGCGGAGTCAGTTCCTGTGTGAGCTGTGCGGACTAACGGCGCCATTCTCTTACTTCGGACAGAAACCGCCCAGCACCCGAGCCGTCGt CTTCCTTGAAGAGTGTTTTGTTATGAAGGACCCTTTCAGCCCAGAGAAGGAGAAGTTTCTCATTTTGGGTTCCAGCTGCAGTTTGTGCCACCGGACAGTTTGTGTTGGCACG GATTGCAGCCTCTTCTATAGCAAGCGCTTCTGTCTTCATTGTGTGAACAAATATCTGGACCAGTTCCCCCAGCAAATTCGGACAGAATTGGCCAAGAAAAAGAGCTCCCTGAAGACATCTTCCACTACGTGA
- the LOC108935889 gene encoding cyclin-dependent kinase inhibitor 1B-like gives MSDVRLSNGSPTLERMEVRPAEQPKPSACRNLFGLLDHEELNRDLKGRLREMEEAASAKWSFDFVKHRPIPNGPFEWQAVDSDLLPDFYKRLQRGPGSKSLDVNANHAWGQQRGEQRERRAAGDRVEQNSGSLSGEQPGHSAVFVGHHQRGDPEEVSVTHHQEDEEKQSPARRKRPADHELFSQSKRSHTGCAELTQCVEHTPRKGSPSPHT, from the exons ATGTCAGACGTCCGTCTTTCGAATGGCAGCCCGACCCTGGAAAGGATGGAGGTGCGGCCGGCCGAGCAGCCCAAGCCCTCCGCCTGCAGGAACCTCTTCGGGCTGCTCGATCACGAAGAGTTAAACCGGGATTTAAAGGGACGCCTGCGGGAGATGGAGGAGGCGGCGTCCGCAAAGTGGAGCTTCGACTTCGTGAAGCACAGGCCGATCCCGAACGGGCCCTTCGAGTGGCAAGCGGTGGACAGCGACCTTTTGCCGGATTTCTATAAGCGACTGCAGCGTGGACCTGGGAGTAAAAGCCTGGATGTCAATGCGAATCACGCGTGGGGGCAGCAGCGCGGGGAGCAGCGCGAGCGCCGCGCGGCGGGTGACCGCGTAGAGCAGAACTCGGGCTCCCTGTCGGGAGAGCAGCCCGGCCATTCGGCGGTCTTTGTGGGTCACCATCAGCGGGGGGATCCGGAGGAGGTCTCCGTCACTCATCACCAGGAGGATGAGGAGAAGCAGAGCCCCGCTCGGAGGAAGAGGCCGGCGGACCACG AGCTGTTTTCTCAAAGTAAACGGTCACACACGGGCTGCGCAGAGCTGACACAGTGCGTGgaacacacacccaggaagggcaGCCCCAGCCCCCACACGTGA